A single genomic interval of Bradyrhizobium sp. AZCC 1693 harbors:
- a CDS encoding ABC transporter permease subunit, with protein sequence MSLIDSFSRVSAPKLPRIDGLVPWIVPLAIILIWQLACVTGFVSARVLPAPSDVALAGWKLLLSGELARNIWVSFWRASIGFLIGGSIGFSFGLANGLSQVSSKLTDTTLQMVRNIPHLALIPLVILWFGIDESAKLFLVALGVFFPIYLNTLHGIRTVDPQLIEMGRIYGMTDGELFRRVIFAGALPSIFVGVRFALGIMWLTLIVAETIAASSGLGYMAMQAREFMLIDVVVLSILIYALLGKVADSASRTLERLTLSWHPAFQKH encoded by the coding sequence ATGAGTCTCATCGACAGTTTTTCCCGCGTCAGTGCACCGAAACTGCCGCGGATCGACGGCCTGGTCCCGTGGATCGTGCCGCTTGCGATCATTCTGATATGGCAGCTTGCCTGCGTCACCGGCTTCGTGTCCGCGCGCGTGCTGCCGGCGCCGAGCGACGTCGCGCTGGCGGGATGGAAGCTCCTGCTGTCAGGCGAACTCGCCCGCAACATCTGGGTCAGTTTTTGGCGCGCCAGCATCGGATTTTTGATCGGCGGCAGTATCGGATTCAGTTTCGGGCTCGCCAACGGCTTATCGCAAGTGTCCAGCAAGCTCACCGATACGACGTTGCAGATGGTACGCAACATCCCGCATCTGGCCTTGATCCCACTGGTCATCCTGTGGTTCGGGATCGATGAATCGGCAAAACTGTTCCTGGTCGCGCTTGGCGTTTTCTTCCCGATCTACCTGAACACGCTGCACGGCATCCGCACCGTCGATCCGCAATTGATCGAGATGGGCCGCATCTATGGCATGACCGACGGCGAACTGTTCCGCCGGGTGATTTTCGCGGGCGCGTTGCCGTCGATCTTCGTCGGTGTGCGCTTCGCGCTCGGCATCATGTGGCTGACCCTGATCGTGGCCGAAACCATCGCCGCCTCGTCGGGCCTCGGCTACATGGCGATGCAGGCCCGCGAGTTCATGCTGATCGACGTCGTGGTGCTGTCGATCCTGATCTATGCCTTGCTTGGCAAGGTCGCCGACAGCGCCTCGCGCACGCTGGAACGGCTGACGTTGTCCTGGCATCCGGCCTTCCAGAAACATTGA
- a CDS encoding caspase family protein gives MLRALLLGLVMLVAASPARAAGDVETCRNATAEPTARLAACESVIADDKITGPSRAAAFWFRGDSLMKKRDYDGAIAAFTASHEIAPQNINVINARGIAYSYKGDDERALADYDLCLQLRPTYGSAYNNRGLIFMRRGELQRALDEFNLAVKHVFNDQSRFLHHYNRARVEGLLKLYDASLADYAEAQKVNPDGPQVPAYRCITYTSMGKFDEALADCNAALAKAPNQIYTLTSRANAYLGKGNLDAALDNYNQVLKTNPNYVRAYVGRGQLYEKRRNPAAARADYRSAANAVAARREDIDTTLARRVAKERLEALLGTAAPAPAGKTTPSAPAGPRKVALIVGNGAYRNVAPLDNPPRDAKLLASTFRELGFATVTLAPDLSRDKFFATLHEFGMEAEKADWAVVYYAGHGMEIGGVNYLIPVDARLKADSDAETQAVALEQVIASVAGARKLRLVMLDACRDNPFEKTMQRTIALKLVNRGFSNIEPEAGFMVVYAAKHGETALDGDSLNSPFATVLARVIKEPRIEVRKLFDIVRDDVWKATNRTQQPFTYGSLPGREDFYFVAGK, from the coding sequence ATGTTGCGGGCCTTGTTGCTGGGTCTCGTCATGCTTGTTGCCGCCAGCCCCGCGCGGGCCGCCGGCGATGTCGAAACCTGCCGGAATGCCACGGCGGAACCCACAGCACGCCTCGCGGCCTGCGAGAGCGTGATCGCCGACGACAAGATCACCGGCCCCTCCCGGGCCGCCGCCTTCTGGTTTCGCGGCGACAGCCTGATGAAGAAGCGCGACTACGATGGCGCAATCGCGGCCTTCACCGCTTCCCACGAGATCGCGCCCCAGAATATCAACGTCATCAATGCGCGCGGCATCGCCTACAGTTACAAGGGCGACGACGAGCGTGCGCTCGCCGACTACGATCTGTGCCTGCAACTGCGTCCGACTTACGGCAGTGCCTATAATAACCGCGGCCTGATCTTCATGCGCAGGGGCGAGCTGCAGCGCGCGCTCGATGAATTCAACCTGGCGGTCAAACACGTCTTCAACGATCAGAGCCGCTTTCTCCACCACTACAACCGGGCCCGCGTCGAGGGCTTGCTCAAGCTGTACGACGCCTCGCTCGCCGATTACGCCGAAGCGCAGAAGGTCAATCCCGATGGCCCGCAGGTTCCGGCCTACCGGTGCATTACCTACACCAGCATGGGCAAGTTCGATGAAGCGCTCGCCGACTGCAACGCGGCGTTGGCGAAGGCGCCGAACCAGATCTACACGCTGACAAGCCGCGCCAACGCCTATCTCGGCAAGGGCAATCTCGACGCCGCACTCGACAATTACAACCAGGTGCTCAAGACCAATCCGAACTACGTCCGCGCCTATGTCGGCCGCGGGCAGCTTTACGAGAAGCGCCGCAACCCTGCCGCCGCACGTGCCGACTATCGATCGGCGGCCAACGCCGTGGCGGCGCGGCGCGAGGACATCGACACCACGCTCGCGCGCCGTGTCGCCAAGGAGCGGCTGGAAGCGCTGCTGGGCACGGCGGCGCCTGCTCCGGCGGGCAAGACCACGCCATCAGCGCCGGCGGGGCCGCGCAAGGTCGCGCTGATCGTCGGCAATGGCGCCTACAGGAATGTTGCCCCGCTGGATAATCCGCCGCGCGACGCCAAACTGCTAGCGTCGACCTTTCGCGAGCTCGGCTTTGCCACGGTCACGCTGGCGCCCGATCTCTCCCGGGACAAATTCTTCGCCACCCTGCACGAATTCGGCATGGAGGCCGAAAAGGCGGACTGGGCTGTCGTCTATTATGCCGGTCACGGCATGGAAATCGGCGGCGTGAATTATCTGATTCCGGTCGATGCCAGGCTGAAGGCCGACAGTGACGCGGAGACGCAGGCGGTGGCGCTGGAGCAGGTGATCGCATCCGTGGCGGGCGCACGGAAACTGCGGCTGGTGATGCTCGACGCCTGCCGCGACAATCCCTTTGAAAAGACCATGCAGCGGACGATTGCGCTGAAGCTCGTCAACCGCGGCTTCTCCAACATCGAGCCGGAAGCCGGCTTCATGGTGGTCTATGCCGCCAAGCACGGCGAGACCGCGCTCGACGGTGATTCCCTCAACAGCCCGTTCGCCACGGTGCTCGCGCGCGTCATCAAGGAACCGAGGATCGAAGTGCGAAAGCTGTTCGATATCGTCCGCGACGATGTCTGGAAGGCCACCAACCGCACGCAGCAGCCGTTCACCTACGGCTCATTGCCCGGCCGCGAGGATTTTTATTTCGTGGCGGGGAAGTGA
- a CDS encoding LLM class flavin-dependent oxidoreductase — MKFGIFYELQLPRPWEEGDELRLYQNALTQLETADRLGYDHAWVVEHHFLEEYSHSPAPESFLAAASQRTRNIRLGHGIFQLTTNHPARVAERVAVLDLLSNGRCEFGMGESASITELTPFGRDMETKREVFEEAVQAIFPMFTKVGTEHHGKHFDIPLRNVVPKPVQKPHPPLWMACSQLPTIERAGENGFGALGFQFVSADAAHAWVHAYYNAITKRLKKLADYEINPNMALVSFFMCARTDEEARARADGATFFQFALRYYGAAQNRQRPAPGTVNMWDEYNKWKRDNPGAQEAALRGGLIGSPETIAKKLRRFRASHIDQVILLNQAGKNTHEHICESLELFGKEVMPEFQNDPEHVAWKKGVMSGAIQLEEIDTDAFKDRYGKLAVSVSPAPKVAAG; from the coding sequence ATGAAATTCGGCATCTTTTACGAGCTGCAACTGCCGCGCCCCTGGGAAGAGGGCGACGAGCTCCGGCTCTACCAGAACGCGCTGACCCAACTCGAGACCGCCGACCGGCTCGGCTATGACCACGCCTGGGTTGTCGAACATCATTTCCTGGAAGAATACTCCCACTCGCCCGCGCCGGAATCCTTTCTCGCCGCGGCCAGCCAGCGGACCAGGAACATCCGGCTCGGCCACGGCATTTTCCAGCTCACGACAAATCATCCCGCTCGGGTCGCCGAGCGGGTTGCGGTGCTCGATCTCCTGAGCAACGGCCGCTGCGAGTTCGGCATGGGCGAGAGCGCCTCCATCACCGAACTGACGCCGTTCGGCCGTGACATGGAAACCAAGCGCGAGGTGTTCGAGGAGGCGGTACAGGCGATCTTCCCGATGTTCACGAAAGTGGGCACCGAGCATCACGGCAAGCATTTCGACATTCCCCTGCGCAACGTGGTGCCCAAACCCGTGCAGAAGCCGCATCCGCCGCTGTGGATGGCGTGCTCGCAACTGCCGACCATCGAGCGCGCCGGCGAGAACGGCTTTGGCGCGCTCGGCTTCCAGTTCGTCAGCGCGGACGCCGCGCATGCCTGGGTGCATGCCTATTACAACGCGATCACCAAGCGCTTGAAGAAGCTCGCCGATTACGAGATCAACCCGAACATGGCGCTGGTCTCGTTCTTCATGTGCGCCAGGACCGACGAGGAAGCCCGCGCCCGCGCCGACGGCGCCACCTTCTTCCAGTTCGCGCTGCGCTATTACGGCGCCGCGCAGAACCGGCAGCGCCCCGCGCCCGGCACGGTCAATATGTGGGATGAGTACAACAAGTGGAAGCGCGACAACCCGGGAGCGCAGGAGGCGGCGCTGCGCGGCGGCCTGATCGGATCGCCGGAGACCATCGCTAAGAAGCTGCGGCGCTTCCGCGCTTCCCATATCGACCAGGTGATCCTGCTCAACCAGGCCGGCAAGAACACCCATGAGCATATCTGCGAGTCGCTTGAACTGTTCGGCAAGGAAGTGATGCCGGAATTCCAGAACGACCCCGAGCATGTGGCGTGGAAGAAAGGCGTGATGAGCGGCGCGATCCAGCTCGAAGAGATCGATACCGACGCATTCAAGGATCGTTACGGCAAGCTGGCGGTGAGCGTCTCACCGGCGCCGAAGGTGGCGGCGGGATAG
- a CDS encoding ABC transporter substrate-binding protein, with protein MNATKLESRAHARLRRIGATLFGAAIGVVITASALAADTVTLRVGDQKGGNRSLLEISGYAKDLPYRIEWSEFPAAAPILEALNAGALDVGYTGDLSFLTVYAAGAPIKAIGGTRSDARTQAILVRQDSPIKSVADLKGKRLAGTRGGWGQFLIDATLEKAGHKIDDATFAPLGPVDAKIALVAGSIDAWAVWEPYVSYATLKDNARVIANGEGLTPTVTFIVASDSAITTKRAAVQDLVQRLNRARLWSLDHLPEYAENTAELTRLPEDVLLSAYKAQRTSPIAIDESIVREVQEASDRATRYGILTKTLDVNKAVDRSFTAAANSN; from the coding sequence ATGAATGCAACCAAACTTGAATCGCGCGCCCACGCGCGTCTCCGTCGCATCGGCGCCACGTTGTTCGGCGCGGCGATCGGCGTGGTGATTACAGCATCGGCGCTGGCCGCAGACACCGTGACGCTCCGTGTCGGCGACCAGAAGGGCGGCAACCGTTCCTTGCTTGAAATCTCAGGCTACGCGAAGGATTTGCCTTACAGGATCGAATGGTCGGAATTTCCTGCTGCCGCGCCCATTCTCGAAGCACTGAACGCGGGCGCGCTGGATGTCGGCTACACCGGCGATCTCTCGTTCCTGACGGTGTATGCGGCCGGCGCTCCGATCAAGGCCATCGGCGGCACCCGCTCCGATGCCAGGACACAGGCCATCCTGGTTCGCCAGGATTCGCCGATCAAGTCGGTCGCCGACCTCAAGGGCAAGCGCCTCGCGGGAACGCGCGGCGGCTGGGGCCAGTTCCTGATCGACGCGACGCTGGAGAAGGCCGGCCACAAGATCGACGACGCGACCTTTGCGCCGCTCGGGCCGGTGGATGCGAAGATCGCGCTGGTCGCGGGCTCGATCGATGCATGGGCGGTGTGGGAGCCGTACGTGTCCTATGCCACGCTCAAGGACAACGCGCGGGTCATCGCCAATGGCGAGGGCCTGACGCCGACCGTCACCTTCATCGTGGCATCCGATAGCGCCATCACCACCAAGCGCGCGGCCGTGCAGGATCTCGTGCAGCGGCTCAACAGGGCACGGCTCTGGTCGCTGGATCATCTGCCTGAATACGCGGAGAATACCGCGGAACTCACCAGGCTTCCCGAAGATGTACTGCTGAGCGCCTACAAGGCACAGCGCACCAGCCCGATCGCGATCGACGAAAGCATCGTCAGGGAAGTTCAGGAAGCATCGGACCGCGCCACCCGCTACGGGATCCTGACGAAGACGCTCGACGTCAACAAGGCGGTCGATCGCAGCTTTACGGCGGCCGCGAATTCGAATTGA
- a CDS encoding ATP-dependent DNA helicase, which yields MTTFTPHQDSALKAVADWLKAKPGTGGTPPVFRLFGYAGTGKTTLARHIAEGVDGEVKYAAFTGKAALVMRNKGCDNASTIHSLIYRAKESGVEQPSFELWDDAPASKAKLIVIDECSMVDAELGRDLMSFDCPLLVLGDPAQLPPIQGGGFFTDCEPDAMLTEVHRQAQDDPIVRMSMDIREGRELEIGRHGESEVVLRSELDPDRVMSADQVLVGRNNTRRAYNMRVRQKQNIEDPLPVAGDKLVCLRNNRKKGLFNGGLWRVKSRTQPRAKSKILTMRLSPDEEFGHKVTKVSVRHDCFEGGIEAIPWEQRKPYDEFDYGYVLTVHKSQGSQWDDVVLFDESFAFQDSRARWLYTGITRAAKRLSVVV from the coding sequence ATGACCACGTTCACGCCGCATCAGGATTCCGCGCTGAAGGCCGTTGCCGACTGGCTGAAGGCCAAGCCCGGCACGGGCGGCACGCCGCCGGTGTTTCGCCTGTTCGGCTATGCCGGCACCGGCAAGACCACACTGGCGCGCCACATCGCCGAAGGCGTCGATGGCGAGGTGAAATATGCTGCCTTCACCGGCAAGGCCGCGCTGGTGATGCGCAACAAGGGTTGCGACAACGCCTCCACCATTCACTCGCTGATCTATCGCGCCAAGGAATCCGGCGTCGAGCAGCCGAGCTTTGAGCTGTGGGACGATGCGCCCGCTTCCAAGGCAAAGCTGATCGTGATCGACGAATGTTCGATGGTGGATGCAGAACTTGGCCGCGACCTGATGTCGTTCGACTGCCCCCTGCTGGTGCTCGGCGATCCCGCGCAGTTGCCGCCGATCCAGGGCGGCGGCTTCTTCACGGACTGCGAGCCCGACGCGATGCTGACCGAGGTGCATCGCCAGGCGCAGGACGATCCGATCGTGCGGATGTCGATGGATATCCGCGAGGGCCGCGAACTCGAAATCGGCCGCCACGGCGAGAGCGAGGTGGTGCTGCGTAGCGAGCTCGACCCGGATCGTGTGATGAGCGCCGACCAGGTGCTGGTCGGACGCAACAACACCCGCCGCGCCTACAACATGCGGGTGCGCCAGAAGCAGAACATCGAGGATCCCTTGCCGGTGGCCGGCGACAAGCTGGTCTGCCTGCGCAACAACCGCAAGAAGGGCCTGTTCAACGGCGGGCTGTGGCGGGTGAAGTCGCGCACCCAGCCGCGAGCGAAATCAAAAATCCTGACCATGCGGCTCTCGCCCGACGAAGAGTTCGGCCACAAGGTCACCAAGGTTTCGGTGCGCCACGACTGCTTCGAGGGCGGCATCGAGGCGATCCCGTGGGAGCAGCGCAAGCCCTATGACGAATTCGACTACGGCTACGTGCTCACCGTGCACAAGTCGCAGGGTTCGCAATGGGACGACGTGGTGCTGTTCGACGAGAGCTTTGCGTTCCAGGACAGCCGGGCACGGTGGCTCTACACCGGCATCACGCGAGCGGCGAAGCGGCTGAGCGTGGTGGTGTGA
- the ssuD gene encoding FMNH2-dependent alkanesulfonate monooxygenase, with product MSTQPNANILWFLPTHGDGRYLGTTTGGREVNFNYLRQIAQAADQLGYFGVLLPTGRSCEDSWVVASAVAPWTERLRYLVAVRPGLQSPGVAARMTATLDRVSNGRLLINVVTGGDPVENKGDGVFLPHDERYQVTREFLNVYSDLLAGKTVNVEGKHIRIEDGKLLFQPVQSPRPPLYFGGSSDAGIDVAVDTVDKYLTWGEPPAQVAEKVNRVKAAAAARGRKISFGIRLHVIVRETNAEAWKAADELIQHVTDETVASAQKIFSRMDSVGQQRMAQLHGGRRDKLEISPNLWAGVGLVRGGAGTALVGDPETVAARIREYQDIGIDTFIMSGYPHLEEAYRFAELVFPLLSLNQPNNVTPIRLNTGPFGETIGNEYRPQKQASQL from the coding sequence GTGAGCACGCAACCCAACGCCAACATTCTCTGGTTCTTGCCGACGCATGGCGACGGCCGTTATCTCGGCACCACGACGGGCGGCCGCGAGGTGAACTTCAATTACCTGCGCCAGATCGCGCAGGCCGCCGACCAACTCGGCTATTTCGGCGTGTTGCTGCCGACCGGGCGAAGTTGCGAGGATTCCTGGGTGGTGGCCTCGGCCGTGGCACCATGGACTGAGCGGCTGCGTTATCTGGTGGCAGTGCGACCGGGGCTGCAGTCGCCCGGCGTCGCGGCGCGCATGACCGCGACGCTGGACCGGGTATCAAACGGACGTCTGCTGATCAACGTCGTCACCGGCGGCGACCCCGTCGAGAACAAGGGCGACGGCGTGTTCCTCCCGCATGACGAGCGCTACCAGGTGACGCGCGAGTTCCTCAACGTCTACAGCGATCTGCTTGCGGGCAAGACCGTCAATGTTGAGGGCAAGCACATCCGCATCGAGGACGGCAAATTGCTGTTCCAGCCGGTGCAGTCGCCGCGGCCGCCGCTCTATTTCGGCGGATCGTCGGATGCCGGTATCGACGTCGCCGTCGACACCGTCGACAAGTATTTAACCTGGGGTGAGCCGCCCGCGCAGGTCGCCGAGAAGGTCAACCGTGTAAAGGCTGCCGCGGCGGCGCGCGGGCGAAAAATCTCGTTCGGCATTCGGCTGCATGTGATCGTGCGCGAGACCAATGCGGAAGCCTGGAAGGCGGCGGATGAATTGATCCAGCACGTCACCGACGAAACCGTCGCTTCGGCGCAAAAAATCTTTTCGCGGATGGATTCCGTCGGCCAGCAGCGCATGGCGCAACTGCATGGCGGACGCCGCGACAAGCTCGAGATCAGCCCCAATCTCTGGGCCGGCGTCGGTCTGGTGCGCGGCGGTGCGGGCACCGCACTGGTTGGTGATCCCGAAACCGTCGCGGCGAGGATCAGGGAATATCAGGATATCGGCATCGATACCTTCATCATGTCGGGCTACCCGCATCTGGAGGAAGCCTATCGCTTTGCCGAACTGGTGTTCCCTCTGCTGTCGTTGAACCAGCCGAACAACGTCACGCCAATCCGCCTCAACACCGGGCCGTTCGGCGAAACCATCGGCAATGAATACCGTCCGCAGAAACAGGCATCGCAATTATGA
- a CDS encoding sulfonate ABC transporter substrate-binding protein: protein MRRREFLGLSVGGAIAALSSRAEAQTAVKEIRIGYQKTGVLVIARQQAVLEKRFAGRQIGIKWIEFTSGPPLLEAMSTGSVDLGAVGDTPPIFAQAANANIVYVAGSPITNGQGILVPASSGIRTIADLKGKRVGFTKGTSAHNVVIATLEKAGLTYEDITPVYLTPPDAGPAFANGSIEAWAVWDPYFAIGEKRQNGRILVNAYEVARTNSFYLANRDFANIHVREAREVIDGLAEAARWAEANRAEVASALAAVTGVPLEVQTVAANRASFLIGPVTDEIVTTQQAVADRFHRLGLIPKPIAVRDIVWRHTQS from the coding sequence ATGAGGCGTCGGGAGTTTCTCGGATTGTCGGTTGGGGGCGCCATTGCTGCGCTATCGTCGCGCGCAGAGGCGCAAACCGCTGTCAAGGAAATCAGGATTGGTTACCAGAAGACCGGGGTGCTGGTGATCGCGCGGCAGCAGGCGGTGCTCGAGAAGCGGTTCGCCGGCAGGCAGATCGGCATCAAGTGGATCGAGTTTACGTCGGGGCCACCCTTGCTGGAAGCGATGAGCACGGGCAGCGTCGATCTCGGCGCGGTCGGCGATACGCCGCCGATCTTCGCGCAGGCCGCCAATGCCAATATCGTCTATGTCGCGGGATCGCCGATCACCAACGGGCAGGGCATTCTCGTTCCCGCCAGCTCTGGTATTCGCACCATCGCCGACCTGAAGGGCAAGCGCGTCGGATTCACCAAGGGCACCAGCGCACACAACGTGGTGATCGCCACGCTGGAAAAGGCCGGGCTGACCTATGAGGATATCACGCCGGTCTATCTGACGCCGCCCGATGCAGGGCCGGCATTCGCCAATGGCAGCATCGAGGCGTGGGCGGTCTGGGATCCATATTTCGCGATTGGCGAGAAGCGCCAGAACGGTCGGATTCTCGTCAACGCCTATGAGGTCGCCAGGACCAATTCGTTCTATCTCGCCAACCGTGATTTCGCGAACATCCATGTGCGGGAAGCCCGCGAGGTGATTGATGGATTGGCGGAGGCCGCGCGCTGGGCCGAGGCCAATCGCGCCGAGGTCGCGAGCGCGCTCGCCGCGGTGACCGGCGTGCCGCTCGAGGTCCAGACCGTCGCCGCCAACCGCGCCTCATTCCTGATCGGCCCCGTGACCGACGAGATTGTCACGACGCAGCAGGCGGTCGCCGACCGCTTCCACAGGCTCGGCCTGATCCCGAAGCCGATCGCCGTGCGCGACATCGTCTGGCGCCATACCCAAAGCTGA
- the msrA gene encoding peptide-methionine (S)-S-oxide reductase MsrA: MSPRHLSRLSLCAAAIGALAIAAVTISPSRASEEAVIIPPPALDVQAADGIQTAVIAGGCFWGVQGVYQHTAGVLNAVSGYSGGSKMTANYTMIGTGTTGHAEAVEIKYDPKKISYGKILQIFFSVVHDPTQLNRQGPDTGTQYRSAIFTANDEQKKVAEAYIAQLNAAKVYKKPIVTKVGPLQAFYAAEDYHQDYLTLHPNQPYIAFNDIPKVENLKKIFTENYIEKPTLVSNAKATN, encoded by the coding sequence ATGTCCCCTCGCCATCTCAGCCGCCTGTCGCTGTGCGCTGCCGCCATCGGCGCGCTGGCCATCGCCGCGGTTACCATCAGCCCCTCGCGCGCCTCCGAGGAAGCCGTCATCATTCCCCCGCCCGCCCTCGACGTTCAGGCCGCCGACGGCATCCAGACCGCCGTGATCGCGGGCGGCTGCTTCTGGGGCGTTCAGGGCGTGTACCAGCACACCGCCGGCGTGCTCAACGCGGTGTCCGGCTATTCCGGCGGCAGCAAGATGACCGCGAACTACACCATGATCGGCACCGGCACGACCGGCCACGCCGAGGCGGTCGAGATCAAGTACGATCCGAAGAAGATCAGCTACGGCAAGATCCTGCAGATCTTCTTCTCCGTCGTGCACGACCCGACGCAATTGAACCGCCAGGGCCCGGACACCGGCACGCAATATCGTTCGGCGATCTTCACCGCCAATGACGAGCAGAAGAAGGTGGCCGAGGCCTATATCGCCCAGCTCAACGCCGCCAAGGTCTACAAGAAGCCGATCGTGACCAAGGTCGGCCCGCTGCAGGCGTTCTATGCGGCGGAGGACTATCACCAGGACTACCTGACGCTGCACCCGAACCAGCCCTATATTGCCTTCAACGACATCCCGAAGGTCGAGAACCTGAAGAAGATCTTCACGGAGAACTACATCGAGAAGCCGACGCTGGTGAGCAACGCGAAGGCTACCAACTGA
- a CDS encoding sulfonate ABC transporter substrate-binding protein produces MTRLFQRLLASAVLSVSMVAATVGASYGQDKVVRIGFQKYGKLVLLKSKGTLEEKLKAAGYKVVWTEFPSGPPLLEALNVGAIDFGNTGEAPPIFAQAAGAPIQYVAYEPPAPKGEAILVRKDSKLASVADLRGKKVALNKGSNVHYLLVKALEKAGVKYSEIEPVFLAPADARAAFERGVVDAWLIWDPFQAAAEAATGARTLADGTAIVSNYQFYFSSKKFVESDPKIVDLVLAQLSEVDDWAKGDIHAVAEQLAPAIGLSVPVVEVALKRQSYGIKPITESVIADQQQVADTFFALGLIPKQIKISDVARRSGS; encoded by the coding sequence ATGACGCGTTTGTTTCAACGCTTGCTCGCCAGCGCCGTGCTGTCGGTCAGCATGGTCGCGGCGACCGTCGGCGCTTCCTACGGCCAGGACAAGGTGGTCCGCATCGGCTTCCAGAAGTACGGCAAGCTGGTGCTGCTCAAGAGCAAGGGCACGCTGGAAGAGAAGCTGAAGGCCGCCGGCTACAAGGTGGTGTGGACGGAGTTTCCATCCGGCCCGCCGCTGCTCGAAGCACTCAATGTCGGGGCGATCGATTTCGGCAACACCGGCGAAGCGCCGCCGATCTTCGCGCAGGCTGCGGGCGCGCCGATCCAGTACGTCGCCTATGAGCCGCCGGCCCCAAAGGGCGAGGCGATCCTGGTGCGGAAGGACAGCAAGCTGGCTTCTGTCGCCGACCTCAGGGGCAAGAAGGTCGCGCTGAACAAGGGCTCCAACGTTCACTATCTGCTGGTGAAGGCGCTGGAGAAGGCCGGCGTCAAATATTCCGAGATCGAGCCCGTGTTTCTGGCGCCAGCGGACGCCCGCGCAGCATTCGAGCGCGGAGTGGTCGATGCCTGGCTGATCTGGGATCCGTTCCAGGCCGCCGCTGAAGCCGCCACCGGCGCGCGCACGCTCGCTGACGGCACCGCAATTGTCTCGAACTACCAGTTCTATTTCTCCTCGAAGAAGTTTGTGGAGAGCGATCCGAAGATCGTCGATCTCGTGCTGGCTCAGCTCAGCGAGGTCGACGATTGGGCCAAGGGCGACATCCATGCCGTCGCCGAGCAGTTGGCGCCGGCGATCGGGCTTTCCGTGCCCGTCGTCGAGGTCGCGCTCAAGCGGCAGTCCTACGGCATCAAGCCGATCACCGAGAGCGTGATCGCCGACCAGCAACAGGTCGCGGACACGTTCTTCGCGCTCGGGCTTATCCCGAAGCAAATCAAGATTTCTGACGTGGCCCGGAGGTCCGGATCGTGA
- the msrB gene encoding peptide-methionine (R)-S-oxide reductase MsrB — protein MSDTKTSGKVVKSEAEWRKELSPMQYAVLREKATERPFSGEYEHEHRKGTYTCAGCGQTLFESDAKFDSGCGWPSFTAPAVDSHVDEERDVSHGMIRTEVLCSKCNGHLGHVFPDGPGPTGLRYCINSAALKLQPK, from the coding sequence ATGTCCGACACCAAAACATCCGGCAAGGTCGTCAAGAGCGAGGCCGAGTGGCGCAAGGAATTATCGCCGATGCAGTACGCCGTGCTGCGCGAGAAGGCGACCGAGCGGCCATTCTCCGGCGAATATGAGCACGAGCACCGCAAGGGCACCTATACCTGCGCCGGCTGTGGCCAGACGCTGTTCGAATCCGATGCCAAGTTCGACTCCGGCTGCGGCTGGCCGAGCTTCACCGCGCCCGCCGTGGACAGCCATGTCGACGAGGAGCGCGATGTCAGCCACGGCATGATCCGCACTGAAGTCTTGTGCTCGAAATGCAACGGCCATCTCGGCCACGTCTTCCCCGATGGCCCCGGCCCGACCGGCCTGCGCTACTGCATCAACTCGGCGGCCCTGAAGCTGCAGCCGAAATAG